One segment of Pseudodesulfovibrio sp. 5S69 DNA contains the following:
- a CDS encoding branched-chain amino acid ABC transporter permease, whose protein sequence is MRPKSITRDPYLYIFLAFALYPFYPFLGNFTSLGSELLLFFIFTLSFNLCLGYTALPSFGHGALYGMGTFGAALTFLHLTPGLGIGLSILIGGLTGMLGATAVGWLIRDKKGIYFAMMTVAFSQVMFGLCWRWDEVTGGESGLTGLSRTSFLGLDISGSVPYYYLCFGFFVVCAILIRIIARSSFGMTLQSIRQNPVRATYLGYNTGFYKFLVYALSGFFAGLAGALYCFLAGAAFADIFDWTKSGDVVIATLLGGGTASFYGPIVGSLIFLVCKELISAFWENWLLAYGLFFVLIILICPRGLLGLITDKDHTCGISKEKRES, encoded by the coding sequence ATGAGACCCAAATCCATTACGAGGGACCCATACCTCTATATCTTCCTGGCCTTTGCCCTGTATCCGTTCTATCCCTTCCTCGGCAATTTCACGTCCCTGGGGTCGGAACTGCTGCTCTTCTTCATCTTCACCCTGAGCTTCAACCTCTGCCTGGGGTACACCGCCCTGCCGTCCTTCGGACACGGGGCCCTCTACGGCATGGGCACCTTCGGCGCGGCCCTGACCTTCCTGCACCTGACGCCCGGCCTGGGCATCGGCCTGTCCATCCTGATCGGCGGCCTGACCGGCATGCTGGGCGCCACGGCCGTGGGCTGGCTCATCCGAGACAAGAAGGGCATCTACTTCGCCATGATGACCGTGGCCTTCTCCCAGGTGATGTTCGGCCTGTGCTGGCGCTGGGACGAGGTCACCGGCGGCGAGTCCGGCCTGACCGGCCTCTCCAGGACCTCCTTCCTGGGCCTGGATATCTCCGGTTCGGTGCCCTACTACTACCTGTGCTTCGGCTTCTTCGTGGTCTGCGCCATCCTCATCCGGATCATCGCCCGGTCCAGCTTCGGCATGACTCTGCAAAGCATCCGCCAAAACCCGGTGCGGGCCACCTACCTCGGCTACAACACCGGCTTCTACAAGTTCCTGGTCTACGCCCTGTCCGGCTTCTTCGCCGGGCTGGCCGGAGCCCTGTACTGTTTCCTGGCCGGAGCCGCCTTCGCCGACATCTTCGACTGGACCAAGTCCGGCGACGTGGTCATCGCCACCCTGCTGGGGGGCGGCACGGCAAGCTTCTACGGGCCCATCGTGGGGTCGCTCATCTTCCTCGTCTGCAAGGAACTTATCAGCGCATTCTGGGAAAACTGGCTGCTGGCCTACGGTCTCTTCTTCGTCCTGATCATCCTGATCTGTCCGCGCGGGCTGCTGGGGCTCATCACCGACAAGGACCATACCTGCGGCATCTCTAAAGAGAAGAGGGAGTCATGA
- a CDS encoding LacI family DNA-binding transcriptional regulator produces the protein MKKKNPTTIKDIAAKVGVSATTVSMVLNNPETPRVSKERRRQVLKACEELDYRPNFAARMLQKKESNIIGLTVESLKNPFFSELAQGVVQRAKELGYSVLLASVKGGIEDQRSSIRNLLDYGVDGLILSSVFLDDPCIEELFEMDVPFLLSLRQLRKTDSRRAYNFVGVDNYKGSCEIIEHLASLGHTSFQVLAGPQNVSTGYNRLLGTLDTFDKLGLDFDRDTSLRISDDFYKESGMRFAADLVKGGELPSAIVAHSDYLAIGVITALLDAGYRVPEDVAVVGFDNIEMSSLPGVSLTSVSHNKNQVGYSSVDLLLKTIKTRQIQQMILDPHVIVRNSSALPLRFRK, from the coding sequence ATGAAAAAGAAAAATCCGACAACGATCAAAGACATCGCTGCCAAGGTGGGGGTTTCCGCCACCACCGTCTCCATGGTGCTGAACAACCCGGAGACGCCCCGCGTGAGCAAGGAACGGCGCAGGCAGGTCCTCAAGGCCTGCGAGGAGCTGGACTACCGGCCCAACTTCGCCGCCCGCATGCTCCAGAAGAAAGAGAGCAACATCATCGGCCTGACCGTCGAATCGCTCAAGAACCCGTTCTTCTCCGAACTGGCCCAGGGCGTGGTCCAGCGCGCCAAGGAGCTGGGCTATTCCGTCCTGCTCGCCTCGGTCAAGGGCGGCATAGAGGACCAGCGCAGCAGCATCCGCAACCTGCTCGACTACGGCGTGGACGGCCTGATCCTCAGTTCCGTGTTTCTGGACGACCCGTGCATCGAGGAGCTCTTCGAGATGGACGTGCCGTTCCTCCTGTCCCTGCGCCAACTGCGCAAGACAGACTCCCGCCGCGCCTACAACTTCGTGGGCGTGGACAACTACAAGGGCAGTTGCGAGATCATCGAGCACCTGGCCTCCCTGGGCCACACCTCGTTCCAGGTCCTGGCCGGTCCGCAAAACGTCTCCACCGGCTACAACCGCCTGCTCGGCACCCTGGACACCTTCGACAAGCTCGGCCTCGACTTCGACAGGGACACCTCCCTGCGCATCTCCGACGACTTCTACAAGGAATCGGGCATGCGCTTCGCGGCCGACCTGGTCAAGGGCGGCGAACTGCCGTCCGCCATCGTGGCCCACAGCGACTACCTGGCCATCGGCGTGATCACCGCCCTGCTCGACGCAGGCTACAGGGTCCCGGAGGACGTGGCCGTGGTCGGCTTCGACAACATCGAGATGTCCTCCCTGCCCGGCGTCAGCCTGACCTCGGTCAGCCACAACAAGAACCAGGTCGGCTATTCGTCCGTCGATCTCCTGCTCAAGACGATCAAGACCCGTCAGATACAGCAGATGATTTTGGACCCGCACGTCATTGTCCGGAACAGCAGCGCCCTGCCCCTGCGCTTCCGCAAGTGA
- a CDS encoding ABC transporter ATP-binding protein, with translation MLLEIKNLTSFYGDAQILFDVNLEVEEGTVVGLFGRNGAGKSTTFRSIMGFNNPQCEGEIKFKGRDITCLPPYKIAKLGIGWVPEDRKIFPNLTIKENLLLGQRSKPDGRGGKEVTLDAVYKYFPKLKEMERKWGCEMSGGEQQMLTIGRTLMSNPDLILLDEPTEGLAPLIADQVMEMVLEVKREYGMALIVVEQFSPKFLSFMDHCYVLEIGEIIYDGNAKTLEDDVELQQKLLGVG, from the coding sequence ATGCTGCTTGAAATAAAGAATCTGACCAGTTTCTACGGCGACGCCCAAATCCTCTTCGACGTCAATCTCGAAGTGGAGGAAGGCACTGTGGTCGGGCTCTTCGGCCGCAACGGGGCCGGCAAGAGCACCACCTTCCGCTCGATCATGGGCTTCAACAACCCCCAATGCGAGGGGGAGATCAAGTTCAAGGGCCGGGACATCACCTGCCTGCCGCCCTACAAGATCGCCAAGCTGGGCATCGGCTGGGTCCCCGAAGACCGAAAGATATTCCCCAACCTGACCATCAAGGAAAACCTCCTGCTGGGGCAGCGCTCCAAGCCCGACGGCCGGGGCGGCAAGGAAGTCACCCTGGACGCGGTGTACAAGTACTTTCCCAAGCTCAAGGAGATGGAGAGGAAGTGGGGCTGCGAGATGAGCGGCGGCGAGCAGCAGATGCTGACCATCGGCCGGACGCTCATGTCCAACCCCGACCTGATCCTCCTGGACGAACCCACCGAGGGGCTGGCCCCGCTCATCGCCGACCAGGTCATGGAAATGGTCCTGGAGGTCAAGCGCGAGTACGGCATGGCCCTCATCGTCGTGGAACAGTTCTCCCCCAAATTCCTGAGCTTCATGGACCACTGCTACGTGCTCGAAATCGGCGAGATCATTTACGACGGCAACGCCAAAACATTGGAAGACGATGTGGAACTACAACAAAAACTTCTGGGTGTGGGCTAA
- a CDS encoding ABC transporter substrate-binding protein: MMTRIGKLMVLICVFVLVGALTAPAAEDPIKIGIVSPVSGNYGDHGKLERMGMKAALEEFGSKVLGRPVELVVADSETNPDVAARRARRLIEVDGCKYLMGAVSSSVAAAISAVATENKVLYFATNGNSDTLNASKANTYMFHVAPSMAMLVRGGADYVAKNIGKKWFYITHDYSWGHSGTAWARASAKKLGVTEVGEIKVPLGTRDFSSQLLQARQSGADVLVVTMAGFDNVALLKQLAEYRIYDKMKVWYTLMEFVDMWPLKPEQRQAYANVEVYWNENDKTRAFAEMLQKNNPDTPCPMPLDNGTYEGWLAMKILLTGIQKAGTDDVDSVIKTIEGLEIKDNMRKYPTRVRAWDHQVITQIDLIKANPKATGPAMWDVIDEVDAATVARTKAENPINVSISK; encoded by the coding sequence ATGATGACTCGTATCGGCAAGTTGATGGTTTTGATCTGTGTTTTCGTCCTTGTGGGAGCACTCACGGCCCCGGCAGCGGAAGATCCCATCAAGATCGGTATCGTCAGCCCCGTTTCCGGCAACTACGGCGATCACGGCAAGCTGGAACGCATGGGCATGAAGGCCGCGCTGGAAGAGTTCGGCTCCAAGGTCCTCGGACGGCCCGTCGAACTGGTCGTCGCCGACTCCGAAACCAACCCCGACGTGGCCGCCCGCCGCGCCCGCCGACTGATCGAGGTCGACGGCTGCAAGTACCTCATGGGCGCGGTCTCCAGCTCGGTCGCCGCCGCCATCTCCGCCGTGGCCACCGAGAACAAGGTCCTCTACTTCGCCACCAACGGCAACTCCGATACCCTGAACGCCTCCAAGGCCAATACCTATATGTTCCACGTGGCCCCGAGCATGGCCATGCTGGTTCGCGGCGGCGCGGACTACGTCGCCAAGAACATCGGCAAGAAATGGTTCTACATCACCCACGACTACTCCTGGGGCCACTCCGGAACCGCCTGGGCCCGCGCCTCGGCCAAGAAGCTCGGCGTCACCGAGGTCGGCGAGATCAAGGTTCCCCTGGGCACCCGCGACTTCAGCTCCCAGTTGCTCCAGGCCCGCCAGTCCGGGGCCGACGTGCTCGTCGTCACCATGGCCGGTTTCGACAACGTGGCCCTGCTCAAGCAACTGGCAGAGTACCGCATCTACGACAAGATGAAGGTCTGGTACACGCTGATGGAATTCGTCGACATGTGGCCGCTCAAGCCCGAACAGCGCCAGGCCTACGCCAACGTCGAAGTCTACTGGAACGAGAACGACAAGACCCGCGCCTTCGCGGAAATGCTGCAAAAGAACAACCCCGACACTCCCTGCCCCATGCCGCTCGACAACGGCACCTATGAGGGGTGGCTGGCCATGAAAATCCTGCTGACCGGCATCCAGAAGGCCGGCACCGATGACGTCGACTCCGTGATCAAGACCATCGAAGGTCTGGAAATCAAGGACAACATGCGCAAGTACCCGACCAGGGTCCGCGCGTGGGACCACCAGGTCATCACCCAGATCGACCTGATCAAGGCCAATCCCAAGGCCACCGGCCCCGCCATGTGGGACGTCATCGACGAAGTCGATGCCGCCACCGTGGCCCGGACCAAGGCGGAGAATCCCATCAACGTGAGCATCAGCAAATAG
- a CDS encoding branched-chain amino acid ABC transporter permease translates to MSLFINLFVNGVILGLLYATIALGFSLVLGVSGVLNFAHGVLFALGAYGYWVLKDFMGFWPAMAGATLIVGVIGVVVERLLVRRVYGEDPLFGLVITMGFAMAIEQVLHMIFGAAAKTVNPPAFAQGVLFLGDMMVPYYRLFVALCCVVVLTGTWLVLNNTAFGAIVRAGMYDSEMVSALGHDLPLLRTAVFALGAMAAAFSGVLASSIWSIKPGMGGAFLMPSFLVVLIGGLGSIRGTVLGGLIVGLTTSLLSLVIPRFVDIMPYVIMAVVVYFWPRGLLGKQNILE, encoded by the coding sequence ATGTCTCTCTTTATCAATCTGTTCGTCAACGGAGTGATCCTCGGCTTGCTCTACGCGACGATCGCCCTCGGCTTCTCTCTCGTGCTCGGTGTGTCGGGCGTGCTCAATTTTGCGCACGGCGTCCTGTTCGCTCTCGGAGCCTACGGGTACTGGGTCCTGAAGGATTTCATGGGGTTCTGGCCCGCCATGGCCGGGGCCACGCTGATCGTTGGCGTCATCGGCGTCGTTGTGGAGCGGCTGCTCGTCCGCCGGGTCTACGGGGAGGATCCACTCTTCGGCCTGGTCATCACCATGGGATTCGCCATGGCCATCGAGCAGGTCCTGCACATGATCTTCGGGGCCGCGGCCAAGACGGTCAACCCCCCCGCATTCGCGCAGGGCGTCCTTTTCCTGGGCGACATGATGGTCCCCTACTACCGCCTGTTCGTGGCCCTGTGCTGCGTCGTGGTCCTGACGGGCACCTGGCTGGTCCTGAACAACACGGCCTTCGGCGCCATCGTCCGGGCCGGCATGTACGACAGCGAGATGGTCTCGGCCCTGGGCCACGACCTGCCACTGCTGCGCACCGCCGTGTTCGCCCTGGGCGCCATGGCCGCCGCCTTCTCCGGGGTGCTCGCCTCGTCCATCTGGTCGATCAAGCCGGGTATGGGAGGGGCCTTTCTCATGCCGTCGTTCTTGGTCGTGCTCATCGGCGGCCTGGGGAGCATACGGGGCACGGTCCTGGGTGGACTCATCGTCGGCCTGACCACCTCGCTGCTGTCCCTGGTCATCCCCCGGTTCGTGGACATCATGCCCTACGTGATCATGGCCGTGGTCGTGTACTTCTGGCCCCGCGGGCTCCTCGGCAAGCAAAACATTCTCGAATAG
- a CDS encoding ABC transporter ATP-binding protein has product MTILSINNLRKSFGSNLVTNDVCVDFKEGELVSIIGPNGAGKTTFFNLLTGMIKPDAGKVLYKGQDITGLPPYKTLTYGLSRSFQVVSLFEEMNVLENVAIGVQSDLGLRGNLFKNFKTNRQIREKSEFILDMVGLLEKRDFPVGAISHGDRKILDIGMALSRRPETLLLDEPMSGLAKNERFRITDLIEKLRKSMTLIVVEHDMDVVFKISEKILVLHQGGVLAFDTPDAVANNEKVQSVYLKG; this is encoded by the coding sequence ATGACAATTCTGTCCATCAACAACCTGAGAAAGTCCTTCGGGTCCAACCTGGTCACCAACGACGTCTGCGTGGACTTCAAGGAGGGGGAACTGGTCTCCATCATCGGCCCCAACGGGGCGGGCAAGACCACCTTCTTCAACCTGCTGACCGGCATGATCAAGCCCGACGCCGGCAAGGTCCTCTACAAGGGCCAGGACATCACCGGCCTGCCGCCCTACAAGACCCTGACCTACGGCCTGTCCCGCTCATTCCAGGTGGTCAGCCTCTTCGAGGAGATGAACGTCCTGGAGAACGTGGCCATCGGTGTGCAGAGCGACCTGGGCCTGCGCGGGAACCTCTTCAAGAACTTCAAGACCAACCGGCAGATCCGGGAGAAGAGCGAGTTCATCCTCGATATGGTCGGCCTGCTCGAAAAGCGGGACTTCCCGGTGGGGGCCATCTCCCACGGCGACCGCAAGATCCTGGACATCGGCATGGCCCTGTCCCGCCGCCCGGAGACCCTGCTGCTGGACGAACCCATGAGCGGCCTGGCCAAGAACGAGCGGTTCCGGATCACGGACCTGATCGAAAAACTCCGCAAGTCCATGACCCTGATCGTGGTCGAACACGACATGGACGTGGTCTTCAAGATCTCGGAGAAGATTCTTGTCCTCCACCAGGGCGGCGTCCTGGCCTTCGACACCCCGGACGCGGTGGCGAACAACGAGAAAGTCCAGTCTGTCTACCTGAAGGGATAG